The genomic interval tctctctgtgtgtgtgtgtgtgtgtgtgtgtgtgtgtgtgtgtttcaccatTAACCAAGGTTTCCCAGCGTGTAATATTTACAAGTAATGACTTAAGTAAGGTAATAAGTGAGTGTTCACAAAGTCATGAGTTGCAAGGCTTGCTGGGAGTGAGAGCGgctagtgttttgttttctcacgtGGAGTTATTGACACAGTGGGAAGCCACCTTGaggctgccacacacacacacacacacacacacacacacacacacacacacacataaatgtaAGTGCAGTTATTTGCCTGTCGGATATTACTTCGTAACGTTTAACAAACTTGTTTAACGAAATCCTATCCTACggcttaatgtgtgtgtgtgtgtgtgtgtgtgtcttaaaaTCACGATTAAGAGACTGCAGAGGCATtacaaagaaagataaaacaaattaatttaTTCGGCGTTCTCTttctaaaaaaaagaataaaataaaataaaaataaataacacatgGTCAGAAAGGTTAAGTGATACAGTCGTGATCAGAAGTCGACGAACATGCCACACTCGCTTCTTAGTCTTCTGTCCCCTCAGTCTGAAGTCCTGTGGTGTGCTGAGAATCCACCACCTGTCAGGTTTCGTCAGGAGACTCAGCAGatcagagtactgaaggaaaggataaaatacAATAGAAGTGAATGTGAGCTACTCAACTTTGAAGGTTTACTGATATCCAGCAATTAAAGAAGTTCAAGTAATAGAAGATATGGAAGGCAATGTAAGCCGGAGGGATGCATAGTTTATCATCGGTAGCTGATCTGTACAGGATGCGGCCTCAGCTTCCACGGCGAACTCAGAACTCACatttcgtagtagtagtagtagtagtaatagtaatagtagtggtagtagtggtagtattagtagtagtagaagtagtagtagtagaagtagtagtagtagcagtagtagtagagggtGGAATGACAAATATTACTCAGCGGTGAGTGACATGAGAGTGTAAGACATGCGTGGCCTGCCCTGCCTCGCCATTGGGAGTGTGTGAGAGTTTGTGTCGCACGAGTAATGGAAGGCAAACAAAATCGGTGACGCCGCGCACATTTATGTGTTTGCTCAGCCACGCTTTATTGGCCAGGCAGAGTCATTGAGCTGTAATCCATGACCAGCCAGCCAGTAAAACTCCCTTCACTACATCTATAGTATTTCTTGCCGTACCTCTCACTCCTTGGCAAGTCGTGACGTACTGAGCCAAAGCGATCATGAGAGGGTTGCGATTTGCCTGTGTCATGAAGCAGCTTGCGCATCAATATGTTCCCTGCAATACTGCTGCACTAGATTTGCCTGATTCAGTATTTGTTGATGTTTGTCGCGCCCGTTGCCCAGAGAAACATGTAACTTTCCAGTCACATAAAGTCACAACGACTGTAAATTTGCGGGTGATTGCGAAAGGCTGTTGATGTGAGATTGGCCACTACAGCAGGGCTAGTCTGTATGCTGCTATTCCCTCATGGAATCCGTGGCGCGACAATCATTCATGAACAGATATTCAATAAACATACAATTTGACACATAGTTGATGTACTCCACCGCCTTGACGCATAAATGTTGCAGAGAAAGTGGCAAAGACGAGCCGTCTGGCTGAACTTTATCACCTGATGCTATTTTTTACAAAGTCGCGAAGGAGGAGTCGGcaagtaaaacaaataaataaataaaatgttatgAATTAGGCGTCTTTTATCTCGAAGCTGTGATGAGTTTCCAGCTGCCGTGTGATCTGTGATGGGCGAGCAGAGGAACACAAGCCGAACAAGAATTTCTGGCTGGAGAGAGGGCTGGGCAGAAATCTGTAATATACTAAGTTGGCACGTCACTAGCTGTTGTCCTGTGTAAGCTCGCCCTTAAGTGTTATTATTCAATGTAagagaaaacaagtgaaaaagaGTCATTATATTATATGTAGAGCAAGCAAGAGCCAGTGGGCACCccggaaagttttttttttttttttgttattattattatctttttttttcgcttactACGCTCGTATACTGCACTACATAGCAGATACTTCGAAACCCAAACGCTCCAACACTATGGAAATGCCAAGCCTCGCATTGTTAAAGTATGAAGTGTTACTAAACTGTGAGGGCGCCTGTGTGTCCCGCACTGAGCAGGACGGCTGGCTGTGGAAGGAAATCTTAGGAACTCAGAGACTCTCTTCGTTAAAGCACATTCCCAACGTTCAGATTGTACTAAATTTCCTTCCCTAGATAAGAGAAAGACTGCACGTGACGGAAAAAATTAGCGAGACATTACCTGAGAGATCCTTTGCTTCCAACGGTAAATGAATCGAGGCTTACCCACCTCATCTTGTTGCGGTAACTTCCCCTAGTTTAGACTGCTGCCAATACTCGTGTTTGGCTATTTCAGAGTAACGGTCAAGACAATTGGAATGAATCAGACTCTTAATCCGCACAACAGGTGACGGATCTCCTGAAAATTTAGGAGTGTGCTTTTCGATACAAGGCTAATGACGTTGGCACAGGTAACAAACACAGCACCATTCAGTACTTACCACAGTACTGCTACTTTCGTATACGTATACAAGTCTTCATCTtttgtatctatattttttacctttttgttttcatattccaATAGGTTATAATGTgtagatcagaaaaaaaaagaacggtaAAATCTCCTTTATTCAGTCTCAGGTAGGAAGTGTTTAATTATATTATGCCACATTAGTATTGCACACTAttgcaaagaagaggaaaaggtgattCAAGGCATCTCTTTACTTGCATTTGTTAACGTCATGAATTACATCCTTCTGACTTAATTATATAtgtaaccgtgtgtgtgtgtgtgtgtgtgttgatagatACTAGGCCAGTGTGACAAGGCAGCGCGCAGGGTTGGATCCACGCATGCAGGCTTCATGAAAGGCGATGACTAATGGTACAGGATGGAAGATGAGACGGCCTTGCACGGTGGCACGGATTAAAGCAGTACATGACCGTGACAATAATGGAATCAGCACTCGCCAGAAGAGTAGAAAGGAACCAAAACTAAAGATTGGTGGAGGTTAATAAGTAACAGCTCAGGATTGACTCATCAGCTATTGTACAGCATACACCTCAGCTTAGCCGTCTCGGACTTCAGAGTGGACAGTTCGGCACGCAACTTCATATTTTCCTGTTCCAAGAAGGCGCCGCGGATggcgatctcctcctccttggctcGGCGCGCGTCTCTGGAACGTTTGGCGGCTTCGTTGTTTCGTCGACGTCGCTCCCAGTACGCCTCATCCTTCATGGTGCTTTCCAGGCCCTGCCTGTTGCGCTTCTTGGGGATAAGACTGTATGGGTCGGCTCCTGCTTCCTGCTGGCTCATCTCCATGCTCTTTTCCTCGCCGTTGTCAGTCTTGGCGTCGTGGTCCTCGCCGTCGCCACTGTCGCCGCTCACCACGTCTATGcttccctcgccaccagagtcATCGGGAGCTCCACTACTTCTGTCACAGCTGTTCCCGGTGACAGAGGCACCACCAAGTGTAGTGGAGTTCCTTCTTCCACCTCGACGGGCCTTAATCTTGCTCGACTCACTGAGGAAGTTTTCGCGAAAGCTTCTATATTCCTCATTGCTTCGCTCCAGGAGCGCTAGTTCCTCCTGCGTGGTATTATGCAGGACTCCTGAGCTGGGCCCCAGGTGATCCCCGTGATAATTCTTTAGGTGCATCATACTCAGGGTGTCCGGACCGAGCCCTCCCACGCCAAAACCTGCTCCTGAGAAGCCTGGGAGGCGCGGCTCGGACGGCGGCGACTTGAGGGGCGGAGAAACTTGAGCCTTCATattttgtagttgttgttgctgcgtCATCAGGTTAGACTTGGCCAACAGCGTGGAGAAGAGGAGCGGGTTAGCCTGTAGCTGAGCTAGAATGAGTGAGCTAACCGCGGCTGGATTGTGATGGAAGGACGAAGCAATGGGTGGTAGTGCTGACGGGGATATCTGGGCGGCTGGCGGCACAGGCGGTACAGGCGGTGGGTGCAGCAGCTGTTGAAATGCATGAGGCGTGGGGCTGTAGGATCTGCTAGGGACCTGGCTGTAAGGTGTGACGTGCGGGCCGGGGCTGCAGGACATGGGAGAGGAACACTCGGAGCGCAGCGACAAACTTTCCGAGACACTTTTTGGAGATAACTTGGGCGACTTAAATATGGGCGTGGTGGAGGCATCGCCCGCCAAGCCCCCACCGTTGTCTATGGATGTGAGGGACAAGGGAATCCCGTGAATCCTCTTGGTGGAGTAGTCGAGGGGCTGAGAGTCCATGCAGTAGTCCCTGGACAGACTGCTGCCGGCGTCCCTGAAGTGTGGGCCCATGGGCGGGAGTCTAGACCCCTCCGCCATCACGTCCCCGCGGAAGCCGCTCATGCTGCTCAtcatttctgaaaaaaaagagaacagttGTAATCATTGACTTCTAtaggcaatctctctctctctctctctctctctctctctctctctctctctctctctctctctctcacacacacacacacacacacacacacacacacacacacacacacacacacaagcatcgTCAGTTCAAAAAACATATTAGTACGAGTGAAAAATGTATTCTAACTAAATATAATTATTAATCGAGAAACTTGTTCCAGAATATTTAGTGCCACAGTGCAGCGACGGGAGATTCCCAGTCCTGCTACTCCGTGCCGAGAGATTTACAGTGCCTCAGTGCGGTGCCGAAAATTTACAGTGACTCAGTGCGGTGCCGAAAATTTAAAGTGACTCGTGCAGTGCTGAAGATAATAGTGCCACAGTGCAGAGCCGAGAAATCTAGGGTTACAATGCAGTGTTCGGCTTATACAGTGGTGGAACACGGTGCTCAGAGATTACGAGTCCCACACTAGACGACAGGAATAGGCTGACTGCAGTATACAATGTCATGGTTCAGAGCGTCAGAAAGCCCGTGCTACCAACCTGACGAGGGCACCGAGGCACGCCCCACTCGCAGCTGTAACATCTCACCGGAGTGTCCcagtcttagtagtagtagacgacTGAGGCGGGTCCTAATCTCGGTTACAACACGACGACGTCACAGGCACTAAACTCAGGCAGGTCTCAGTCTCAGCGATAACACGAGGATCTCACCACCACTTCTGCCTCGCGTTGTTTGTAATCTGGGTCATTGTTTTAAAAGGTTTGTTGTTTCATTGATGATTcgatacggagagagagagacagagacaggaaaTGTATGGTTATCACTATTATCCAAGTGTATGTATGAATGCTTGTACCAGTATTACCGTGgatgtctgtatgtatataagtatgtttgtatgttagTACGGTATATTCTGTGCGTGCCCGGGCGACTGTGGTATACTACTGTACTCTGGCCTCGACGCTGAGtgagtgacagtgtgtgtgtgtgtgtgtgtgtgtgtatgtgtgtgtgtgttgtagggaGGAAgtgcggagggagggagggaggagccaGCACGCAATAGTTCCTCCCGTGcttactctcccctcctcccccctctctctctctctctcccatctcacCCTCCCGCCAATCACTTACCAGCCACTTGACGTTTCTCCAGTACTAGTATATaactaccccccccccccaccagctgtttttttttttcgctctctgttcttaaatttctctctctctctctctctctctctctctctctctctctctctctctctctctctctctctgagtgtaaGTATTGACGATCAATcctgtaccacacacacacacacacacacactattgtatTATAAACAGTGCCCTCAACAAGTATTTTAACTTTTATCACGACTAAGAAAGGAGGCTGTGATGACTTAAACAGCAAATattaatgagataaaaaaaacaaacttagaATTTCAACCACTGTCAAATAAAATCCGTGGtctaagaaaaatgagaaacgaTAATTTTGAAGCGTGGCATGCGTGGCGACTCCAGCTGGGTGGGCAGCGTGGATGAGACGCCTCCGTGACTCACGAACATGTATAACCTCCAATCAGCAGGTATGAGGGGGCAAGAGGTGCATAAAAAACACCTGGTCAAGAAGTGACTTTTGCCTCCCACAATGTCGACTCTTACTCCAGCAACACGGTTCTCAATAGCGTAGTTATGGTGAAGTCAATAATAgcaacagtagtggtagtaacagtagtgataatagtagtagtagtagtagttgttgtagtagtggtggtaataatagtactggtgaaaatagcagtaatagtagtaatagttgtgataacagtagtagtgggaACAGTAgaagttgttattattgttgtagtagtaatggcaataatagcaataatggttgtggtattattattattattattattattagtagtagtagtagtagtagtagtagtgatagtagtttttgtagtagtagtagtagtagtgatagtagtttttgtagtagtagtagtagtagtagtagtagtagcaatcaCAGTAGTGTTACAACaacggcaacagcagcagcattagcaacaacaacagcaacaacaacaaacaacaacaacaacaactactactactactactaccaccaccaccaccaccaccaccacatccaccaccaatgcaaaaacaaaaacaacaacaaaaacaacaacaacaacaacaacaacaacaacaacaacaacacaaccactGAAACACTAGAAATAATAGTAACCGTAATacactcttttttccctttatcttctGCCACCTGTGCTTTTCCCAGCCATTATGTTCGACCGAGATCATCCTCTTGCATAATTGAGGAAGACCTGACGTGTTATTACCTTGCGCGCGTCCAGCCATTAAGTGTAGTGGCAGTGTGGTGACGGCGGCAGGGGTCACACGGCCAAAGATtatagtgttgttgttggtggtggtgtaagtagtagtagtagaagtagtagtagtagtagtagtagtagtagtagtagtagtagtagtggtggtggtggtgctgtttttgttgtattgctgttgttgtagcagagagagagagagagagagagagagagagagagagagagagagagagagagcgagagagagagagagaatgaatacaTAAACACTTCAAATTTGGAATAAACTCATCTATTTCACTTCCTACAACATGATCCTGTCGAGCATTACAACAAATACCTCGTGAATTCTACAAATGAAATATTCTCACCCATCTGACGTTATTGACTGTCTTGCCATCtggacgaaacacacacacacacacacacacacacacacacacacacacacacacacacacatttttatacGTTTCCTAT from Scylla paramamosain isolate STU-SP2022 chromosome 23, ASM3559412v1, whole genome shotgun sequence carries:
- the LOC135112062 gene encoding uncharacterized protein LOC135112062 isoform X1, which translates into the protein MLQLRVGRASVPSSEMMSSMSGFRGDVMAEGSRLPPMGPHFRDAGSSLSRDYCMDSQPLDYSTKRIHGIPLSLTSIDNGGGLAGDASTTPIFKSPKLSPKSVSESLSLRSECSSPMSCSPGPHVTPYSQVPSRSYSPTPHAFQQLLHPPPVPPVPPAAQISPSALPPIASSFHHNPAAVSSLILAQLQANPLLFSTLLAKSNLMTQQQQLQNMKAQVSPPLKSPPSEPRLPGFSGAGFGVGGLGPDTLSMMHLKNYHGDHLGPSSGVLHNTTQEELALLERSNEEYRSFRENFLSESSKIKARRGGRRNSTTLGGASVTGNSCDRSSGAPDDSGGEGSIDVVSGDSGDGEDHDAKTDNGEEKSMEMSQQEAGADPYSLIPKKRNRQGLESTMKDEAYWERRRRNNEAAKRSRDARRAKEEEIAIRGAFLEQENMKLRAELSTLKSETAKLRCMLYNS
- the LOC135112062 gene encoding uncharacterized protein LOC135112062 isoform X2; translated protein: MMSSMSGFRGDVMAEGSRLPPMGPHFRDAGSSLSRDYCMDSQPLDYSTKRIHGIPLSLTSIDNGGGLAGDASTTPIFKSPKLSPKSVSESLSLRSECSSPMSCSPGPHVTPYSQVPSRSYSPTPHAFQQLLHPPPVPPVPPAAQISPSALPPIASSFHHNPAAVSSLILAQLQANPLLFSTLLAKSNLMTQQQQLQNMKAQVSPPLKSPPSEPRLPGFSGAGFGVGGLGPDTLSMMHLKNYHGDHLGPSSGVLHNTTQEELALLERSNEEYRSFRENFLSESSKIKARRGGRRNSTTLGGASVTGNSCDRSSGAPDDSGGEGSIDVVSGDSGDGEDHDAKTDNGEEKSMEMSQQEAGADPYSLIPKKRNRQGLESTMKDEAYWERRRRNNEAAKRSRDARRAKEEEIAIRGAFLEQENMKLRAELSTLKSETAKLRCMLYNS